In a genomic window of Numenius arquata chromosome 5, bNumArq3.hap1.1, whole genome shotgun sequence:
- the NEXMIF gene encoding LOW QUALITY PROTEIN: neurite extension and migration factor (The sequence of the model RefSeq protein was modified relative to this genomic sequence to represent the inferred CDS: deleted 2 bases in 1 codon), whose translation MDDQQEQDCASEDQETILINGVKENEPHSLDGGDERPCTAAEAAVTFSALTTAQKENHACHRALPPLTSKKPCLLSPPSPLRLTDVPEHASDDSSAHAISLTSCVTKGMSSWSLPGDCEKAPFTMMEPGGMSALTGDCLMQPSRTCLGCFIESKDGIDAEPGISLKVGDINRDYDTCSVSDIGIHCMSTGETMRYGDQLLSDQLLSFPMHKSRAADKRDAEKSDSDSEDPTQKNYYEGLLLDKCNGEEPLLTNPNQEWGYFESFISESKIELLDLCSKNELSVNLFSEEDVDNYMFDDDDSTLGSDVCSLKIRYESFQDNVREKTTTLQEDAQFNFFPSVFSNCTKRDSRSTLKRGPSGATDPSQFKSEEGIIWGEEEEDGEEEEGEEEEKAALNKSCNSTEMVQYVGSKRSHFLDSVNSTEDSGEFSDDSTCTESSFDVLRDIKDCSRYLSRDHSSSFIQQNYGLRAKRKVRYSDDYLYDVDSIENEKILDKKEWLPDGPKEEDDDEWCPKKRRKVSRKEPPVIIKYIIINRFKGEKHMLVKLSKVDANETTVTLNEELLSKYEKLAPLKGFWQERQQSRLDLLRSSLYHKQNFYLNGSDASFLPHPRKRKCKLANRHRIQRIKAIEQSVNKLGSCSSDHKQPCSSKEDAGLKGLPALAIATPSCANGLHLNDITGIAAVKCKPQEREHKGTERKVLRRIKFKSEARLKCKKIKAAASTAEGSPALENQDSALRLKDENVPSASDSSPLPECHEDKVAKNSPFLPSTSSSDKPLPSANITTNVPLIPGGYLQTLLDASDLSSNTSISYFAQHPSEQQQHPLPSIVPAEKPFPALQPAQSCVLSPPSESELQQSPGHLEMEQSSFGGMWPAGKAAGSNGQDFPGDLRDAAGLTSEFGGGGAPGADGLPASGYTQVNLNSSKLLYQKNYMPDSQQVQSDDSYQSCHFNNGEGRFHFQRGTLSTDDGRLISFDSVGSLSVSSSNYSSLSLKSCEKDGEDDINDDFLAHCSPKLVIQQSIDEITPLKESTDLLDISNFTPDKFRQSSLSEMSPPDTPNLSPQIAGSDAKPLGTLKGFQESPQAALNSSEKVKWNCGVLQTEDQADNGFALNNHQFQFHMFNDEDSVSLLEKSPCLSTFNEPSGQISTNSKVSKSKRKSSSSKNVGTNQSSSQKATRKKSPKTNKGTDKPQGKNSRQAPKSARKGKNAVGVNGEKAPAVGSRVVNQLSNVATTTKGLAESAQHCSPAGVKLGKHNGLSGDWALGKEGGTGWSEASLGNATSLLDDDQREFEEPSNILSNIASGMADVQRFMMASIEPLWGPVGHNSVPDIFRSPESNSLKLKTLKILAGTSQEAKKKANGGSPGAAKNHKSNNKGSSKNGKAATGDPGRPNCSTGFTTDIHTPFFDKNYSNLSTLGNNGPTHKKLYRHKSSSKSLRDENCKIKRTDREQPHKDPPVTAAFEKLRESDFILLKAETTFLGFPVFEEETPFSRKTVDVCFFFFFFFYYYYFFLQLGFGFFPVGSFSKSALWYVEM comes from the exons aaCCGCACTCCCTGGATGGTGGCGATGAGAGGCCTTGCACCGCCGCCGAGGCTGCGGTCACCTTCTCAGCCCTGACGACAGCTCAGAAGGAAAACCACGCGTGCCACCGGGCGCTGCCTCCCCTGACTTCAAAGAAGCCCTGTTTGCTGAGCCCCCCGTCGCCCCTGAGGCTGACGGATGTCCCCGAGCACGCCTCGGATGACTCCTCCGCCCACGCCATCTCCCTCACGTCCTGCGTGACGAAGGGCATGAGCTCCTGGTCGCTGCCGGGCGACTGCGAGAAGGCTCCCTTCACCATGATGGAGCCCGGAGGGATGTCGGCGCTGACGGGTGACTGCTTGATGCAGCCGAGTCGGACCTGTCTGGGCTGCTTTATTGAATCGAAGGACGGCATTGATGCAGAGCCGGGAATAAGCTTGAAAGTGGGGGATATAAATAGGGATTATGACACCTGTTCGGTCTCTGATATAGGGATTCACTGCATGAGCACAGGAGAAACCATGAGATATGGGGATCAACTGCTTTCAGACCAGCTTTTAAGCTTCCCTATGCATAAATCGAGGGCAGCGGAcaaaagagatgcagaaaaatCTGACAGTGATTCAGAGGACCCCACTCAGAAAAATTATTACGAGGGATTACTATTAGACAAATGCAACGGTGAGGAACCTTTACTAACAAATCCCAACCAGGAATGGGGCTATTTTGAATCTTTCATTAGTGAAAGTAAAATTGAGCTGCTTGACCTCTGCTCCAAAAATGAGCTTTCTGTAAATCTGTTTTCCGAGGAAGACGTGGATAATTACATGTTCGATGATGACGATTCCACCTTGGGAAGCGATGTCTGCTCCCTAAAGATTAGATACGAATCTTTCCAGGACAACGTGAGGGAGAAGACCACCACCCTACAGGAGGACGCCCAGTTCAACTTCTTCCCCAGCGTGTTCAGCAACTGCACCAAAAGGGACAGCAGGAGCACCCTGAAAAGGGGGCCCAGCGGTGCCACCGACCCTTCACAATTCAAATCTGAGGAAGGCATcatctggggggaggaggaggaggacggcgaggaagaggagggcgaggaggaggagaaagctgcCTTAAATAAATCTTGCAACAGCACGGAGATGGTGCAGTACGTGGGCTCCAAGAGGAGCCACTTCTTGGACTCGGTGAATTCCACGGAGGACTCCGGGGAGTTCAGCGACGACAGCACTTGCACGGAGTCCTCCTTCGACGTGCTGCGGGATATCAAGGACTGCAGTCGGTACCTGTCCCGGGACCACTCCAGCTCCTTCATTCAGCAGAACTACGGGTTGCGGGCGAAGAGGAAAGTGCGATACAGCGACGACTACCTGTACGATGTGGACTCCATCGAGAATGAGAAGATCCTGGACAAGAAGGAGTGGCTCCCGGACGGGCCCAAGGAAGAGGACGACGACGAGTGGTGCCCCAAGAAGCGGCGAAAAGTCTCTCGCAAGGAGCCCCCCGTTATCATCAAGTACATCATCATTAACAGGTTTAAAGGGGAGAAGCATATGCTGGTGAAGCTCAGCAAAGTGGATGCCAACGAGACAACTGTTACCCTGAACGAGGAGCTGCTCAGCAAATACGAAAAGCTGGCCCCGCTGAAGGGCTTCtggcaggagaggcagcagagccGGCTGGATTTGCTCAGATCGTCTCTCTACCACAAGCAGAATTTCTATCTTAACGGCTCAGATGCTTCGTTCCTCCCTCACCCACGGAAGCGAAAATGCAAGCTAGCAAACAGGCACCGGATTCAAAGAATTAAAGCCATCGAGCAATCAGTGAACAAGCTGGGCTCTTGCTCCTCTGATCACAAGCAGCCTTGCAGCAGTAAAGAGGACGCGGGCCTGAAAGGGCTGCCGGCGTTAGCCATCGCCACCCCCAGCTGTGCCAACGGATTACACCTAAATGACATCACGGGCATCGCCGCCGTGAAATGCAAACCGCAGGAGCGGGAGCACAAGGGGACGGAGAGGAAAGTGCTCCGCAGGATCAAATTCAAAAGTGAAGCCAGGTTGAAGTGCAAGAAGATCAAAGCTGCTGCCAGCACGGCGGAGGGCTCCCCGGCGCTGGAAAACCAGGACTCTGCACTGCGCCTGAAGGACGAAAACGTTCCTTCTGCTTCAGACAGCTCCCCTCTCCCGGAGTGCCACGAGGATAAGGTTGCTAAAAATTCTCCTTTCCTACCATCCACCTCCTCTTCAGACAAGCCTCTGCCATCTGCTAATATCACCACCAATGTACCCCTTATTCCCGGAGGGTATCTGCAGACGTTGTTAGATGCTTCTGATTTGTCGAGCAACACCAGTATCTCGTACTTCGCCCAGCATCCctccgagcagcagcagcacccgcTCCCCAGCATCGTCCCAGCAGAAAAGCCCTTCCCGGCTCTGCAGCCGGCGCAGAGCTgcgtcctctcccctccctccgaGTCGGAGCTCCAGCAGTCGCCCGGCCACTTGGAGATGGAGCAGAGCAGCTTCGGCGGCATGTGGCCGGCCGGCAAAGCCGCCGGCAGCAACGGCCAGGACTTCCCCGGTGACCTGCGGGACGCGGCCGGGCTGACGAGTGAGTTCGGGGGCGGTGGCGCCCCCGGCGCAGACGGCCTCCCCGCCTCTGGATACACTCAAGTCAATCTGAATAGCAGCAAATTGCTCTACCAAAAAAATTACATGCCGGATAGCCAACAAGTGCAGTCTGATGATTCTTATCAGTCATGTCATTTTAATAATGGAGAGGGGCGCTTTCATTTCCAACGAGGTACACTAAGTACAGATGATGGCAGGCTCATTAGTTTTGATTCAGTGGGTTCATTGTCAGTTAGTTCTAGCAATTACAGTTCTTTAAGTTTAAAGTCTTGTGAAAAGGACGGCGAGGATGATATTAATGACGATTTCTTGGCCCACTGCAGTCCCAAGCTAGTGATCCAGCAGAGCATAGATGAAATCACCCCTTTGAAGGAGTCCACGGACCTTTTAGACATTTCCAACTTCACGCCCGATAAGTTCCGCCAGTCGTCGCTTTCGGAGATGTCCCCTCCGGACACTCCCAACCTGTCCCCGCAGATAGCTGGGTCCGACGCCAAGCCTCTGGGCACCCTGAAGGGCTTTCAGGAGAGCCCCCAGGCCGCCCTCAACAGCTCCGAGAAGGTCAAGTGGAACTGTGGGGTCCTGCAGACCGAGGATCAGGCAGATAATGGGTTTGCTTTAAATAATCACCAGTTCCAGTTCCATATGTTCAACGATGAAGATTCTGTCAGCCTTCTCGAAAAGAGTCCATGCTTGTCAACATTTAATGAGCCATCTGGTCAAATTAGCACCAATAGCAAAGTGTCAAAATCGAAGAGGAAAAGTTCATCCAGCAAGAATGTGGGTACAAACCAAAGCTCTTCCCAGAAAGCCACCCGGAAAAAATCGCCCAAAACCAACAAAGGAACCGATAAGCCCCAAGGGAAAAACTCCAGGCAGGCGCCCAAATCCGCCAGGAAAGGGAAAAACGCGGTGGGAGTCAATGGCGAGAAGGCTCCGGCCGTTGGCAGCAGGGTGGTCAACCAGCTGAGCAACgtggccaccaccaccaaagGCCTTGCCGAGAGCGCTCAGCATTGCAGCCCGGCCGGGGTCAAACTGGGCAAGCACAACGGGCTCTCCGGAGACTGGGCGCTGGGAAAAGAGGGTGGCACGGGCTGGTCGGAAGCCAGCCTGGGCAACGCCACCAGTCTCCTGGACGACGATCAGAGGGAGTTTGAGGAACCTTCCAACATCCTGTCCAACATCGCGTCGGGCATGGCGGACGTCCAGAGGTTTATGATGGCCTCCATCGAGCCCTTGTGGGGGCCTGTTGGCCACAACAGCGTTCCAGACATATTCCGGTCGCCGGAGTCCAACAGCCTGAAACTGAAAACTCTTAAAATTTTGGCAGGGACGTCCCAAGAGGCGAAGAAGAAGGCGAACGGCGGCTCGCCGGGGGCGGCGAAGAACCACAAGTCGAACAACAAGGGCTCAAGCAAAAACGGCAAAGCCGCCACCGGCGACCCCGGTCGCCCCAACTGCTCGACCGGGTTCACCACGGACATTCACACTCCCTTTTTTGATAAAAACTATAGTAACCTGAGCACTTTAGGCAATAACGGACCTACCCATAAAAAACTCTACCGGCATAAATCCAGTTCGAAATCGCTGAGGGATGAGAACTGTAAAATAAAGCGAACGGACCGCGAACAGCCCCACAAGGACCCCCCCGTGACAGCTGCTTTTGAGAAACTGAG GGAATCAGACTTCATTCTTCTTAAAGCAGAAACAACATTTTTGGGTTTTCCTGTATTTGAAGAAGAGACTCCCTTTTCTAGAAAGACGGttgatgtttgtttctttttttttttttttttttattattattattttttccttcagttggggtttggg ttttttcccgtcGGTTCCTTTTCGAAATCTGCCTTGTGGTATGTTGAAATGTAA